The Acropora muricata isolate sample 2 chromosome 4, ASM3666990v1, whole genome shotgun sequence genome contains the following window.
CGGTAGTACTGAGTTCACGTGTGGACTAGTGTATTCAGGAACAGTAGAATATGTATCTGAACTTATGCCATATATACCCAAGCCTGTGCTCAATGTTCCCTGTGACTGTTGAAATTGGAGCAAATTTCGATCTAGAATACATGCAACTATGTGCGAACGGTGAAAGTTGAAACTGATATGGGTCTAGAGGACAGAACTGCAAAGTAAATTCTCCACTGAGGGGTGGGTACAAAGCAATCTCATGCATTGTCTTGTCtgatctacatatgtacagtCTATTTTGCTGATGAGGTCCAATATAAAGGCCGAAACAGTTTTCCATGGTTGCCTGATACCCGCCGTGATAATATGGTTGAGCGCATGCGTAGGGTGATGGCCATACCACGAGGCTAGTGAAACGTGTGTCCACCTTGTTTTTACTCCATTTTTTATGGAACGTTGCTTTACggtgttttcttttctccttgACGGTAATCGTGCTCGCATTGTTGGTGAGGACCTCCTAACATGTTTTACAGTTGCCATAGGATTCAACAGGATCCGATTACtagaagcatgcaactcccatactaagcctatgtcacggcatttttatagactgatttatttttagtatACTTTTTCCTTTTGTGATAGAAAGGCAGTCCGGGTCCAGCTAGTTTCtggtgattggtcatggcactcccacgggagtctcattccagggaaattggatctaaaaataaatcggtctatgaaaaggccatgaaataattatagtggagttgcatgctcctattcATTGGCTCCTGGTTTCAATTAATGGAGCAGAAATCGaaagatttttcagctttttcggTGAGATTTCATAATATAGATCTTGTAATGCTCTCAgtggaatttttcttttgtcttttcatgatTTATGCTTACGATTTATGCTTGTCTTTTCATGATTTATGCTTATGATTTATGCACCTGCAGAGGATGAAACTATTCCCTGAAGTATCATCACGCGTTCAGCAATGGAAAAGCAATGCACAAGCCCAAGAGCTTTATTTGTTAATAAGCACACATTTTAGTCACCCTACTGATTAACAGTGGCTGCGTTCAGATATTTCCAAAAGCTACAATCCATTGGAGTCATTGTCGAAATGTTTTCGCTGGTATGAGCcttgcaacctcgttcccaggacctttCCCTTGGCTTTTTTCAGTGCCTGTACAACGCTTGAAGTTCCACCACGATTCTCAACCGTGGTTACAAAGTGGCAGTTTTGGGTGGTCGGTTGCCAGAGTTTGATAACATCATATTTTGCTGTCGATTTGCAAGGCTAGAGGGGATATAGCCTAGTGTGGTTGTTTTTATTTCCTTGACATTTGCATTTAGCTTTATTTACTATGATAAAGATAATTTAGTCACAATAAAGTCAGAAGAAACATTCATTTCCATTTGAGCCTGATAGTCAAACCAAGTAACAAGTAGGTTTCCTTATTTGttcaacaaacatttttatggttttttgaCTTTGTTAAAGAAACACACAAACACTGAAACGCATGCATAAATAAATGATGACGTTCGGGACAGCTTATATCATGTATTTGTACCGAAATAACAAGCAACAGGGGAGGTAGGACCCTGGAAACGATGTGGAATAATAAAGCAGTTTAACCAATGACGACGACCACGGCAATGCCACaaaacacacaaaacaatgatagGATTCGGTGAATCAAAACAAATAATCGCGCTGCTCGTAGGGCATTCACTCTACAACATTTCTTTGACGATGATGCAAAATGGTAACGTGAAGTTTCCATATTTTAAGCTTTTAACGGCAACGTGAGATTCaggagtaaatctttcatttttttatttacttctgAGTTGCTCTTCGCCCACCAGTCTGTTTCTAGCATACTTTGTCAACAATACAGACTGCGAGCAAGAAGGAGGAATCGCAAAATAAATGTTTTACACCGAAATTTTCGCTGCCGcagccgtcgttgctgcttaaactCTTTCTTTCTTAATATTTTCTCAGTCTGGGAATTGAGAATAAGGCAAAATCAAAATTCGTTTCAAACACTCCATCTTACTTCATGGCCAGTGGCGACCTGGTTAGTCCAAAAGCTTatacaaaaataatgtttttaaaTAATGTTGCTCTCCATCATTTTTGCCACCGAAAACGAGATCCGTTCGAGTCATTTTCGACAATAAAGTCAAGTGCTTCAACTCAGCCGCTTGAATGTCTGCATTACTTGTACAGAAAATAGCATAATGATTGTTCGGAATATTTGGGATAAAAATTCAAAGTTCACTAAAATATCAATACCCCTCAGAAACCACGCTATTTTTTGTTCCTATTACGTGTAATCTTTTATCCTtacatgtaagtatttcaaatttggctgaaatatTACTGCTCTTAGCCAATCTGTCGTCGTAAGACTGCGTTATAATGGTTCCAAATCCCGTAGACTTGACAAGTGAACCCCTATTATCCAAGGTTACCTGGATttataaataacaaaatatgcaTAAATATTTGGCGGACAGTGGTGTTGAATAGGTCAACAGCTCATATAAATAacagaaaataatattaatattctaGCGCAGAGCACTGCAAATGCCTGCTGTGACTACAGAATGATATGTCTTGTCTACCACTCCGAGTCGATTAAGACTTTGTGCCCAACCAATCATAATCTTTCCTTGGAAATGTTTAAGAGGCCTTCTTGGCCTTCGCTTGCTGCTATGGATCATGGGATACGTGGCtctgaagaagaaaatgaatCGAAAAGTTCGAGTGAATTATTGTCCTTTTGTATAAGGTATTTTAAAATTAACGGCAAGGCAAGAGAATATCCTAACTACAGCCTTTTACAAATGTATAGATGTAAGGTCTCAGTGAGCTTAAAAATGTCCTGAAGTGTATCGTGCAATAAGGAAAGCGCGAGCACGCAGGTAACATGTTCTCccgttaatttttctttcttgcccTTTGAGCCTGAAATCATTCTTAAATTCAGCTAAAACACATACACCGAAGTGTTTGTAATAATAGTCCTGTTGGACTACAGGTTTTACATTTACATTAACCTTATTTATAATACGCCCAAAAACAAATAGCACATGAGCGTTCTTCGCTGACTTTCATCCTGGGcatttcctttggatgttcttACAACTTGTGGTTTGTCTAATTCTCAAGGTTGTCAAAAAAGCCTAAAATCAAATGGATTTACCCACAACAAATACCAACCTATTACTTTCGCATGGCATGATATCGaaagaaaagtaagtaaaaGTTTGGTGTCTTGAAGGTTCAATGCAAAATGACAGTAACAGCTACTCCAACTGTCACCTCTTCAGTTGAACGATTTTTTACAAAAGCATTACAACACCAACCTGCTCACGATCTTTGTCATGCCGCAGTCTCATGATAAGTGCCCTATCACCCGAAGAGTCCAAGCTCTTTGAATATAACTCCTGTACAGCAAGCCTTTTCTTTGGGGTAAGCATACGCTCAGTGGCTAAAACAATACGTGCCCACTGCGAAATGCAAGAAAGATGAATTTCAGTCAGAAAATGTAAGAGATCTAACATTAAACGCACAACACGGGCTAAATTTTTTCATGACAAAAAAAAGCTATGCCCTGAGAGTGAACTCGTCTTAACCCTGGCGTCTAATTCGCACCATTCGCTCCGCCGAAGATCTTTTCACTGTTAATTTGACCAGCtttatcaaaattatttgaTAAAAACTAAGCTTTCGTCGTCTTCATTATACCAACCTGTCGGGTCCATTCCTTCTCAGTTTCTGCTACTTTGAGGTATGTGTTCCCCATCATGGCAATCAACATGTTTACAATCAACAGTGCACCCAGGATGATAAACAGAAAAAACATGATCTGCAAGCCAAAAAACAAGTTTATTCATGATGCCGAGCCACATAAATAGTGTGGATCTTCTGAGCTCTGTCGACACCTGCTATGTTGGAAACCACTCTTGGTAGAGAGTTCAAGAAGGAAGGACTAAACATGGTCAGTCTTCATCTGTACACTTTTCATATTTACAGTAGTTACAGGattaaaaaaatcaactttAATCCATTACGAAAGGAAGGAAACGAAGTAAATACTTTTTACAATTTGTAGGTGTGCTATGGCCAAAGTAGCAAACGCTTTCGAGTTGATCACTGTAAAGGAAATATTTCGCAAGCTGAGTTTTAAGTCACAAGTTTCAAAAGTTGGTTATAGAGATACATatgtataaaaaaaatcaatggttCGATCGTTTCCGACATAACACATATGTAAAGTACAAGCACAAGTACGTCATCTCAAAATTTAACGCTTAtctatcattcttaaaatttaACGGAGATTATTCCTAGTTTTTCGCGTTGTATAGAATTGTAGCGCAACGGATTTTTCCCTTCCAACTTGCCTTCACGACGCCACATTTCAAGAGCTAAGCGTTGTCAAGTTGCTCTCATTAATAAGACAAGAGGTCGAGTGCAACGCTATGCTATATGTGCCAAAAATTCACCTTTAGTCCAGCAACTTAATGTAGAATATAGGTGTCGTTTTCTCAAGGTTGCTGTTTGAGGAGCTGCGTAAACGAATGAGCTCCACGTTAGGGATACACGTTTTTCTTGAAAGCcatcaaattaaacaaaaaaaaccgaAAAATTCTGCCTGCCTTTTAAGAACAACTTACCAGCCCTAAGACTTTAAAAGGCGAGTTTGAATTCACAACTTGATCGTACAATTCCTGAAGACAGAACAGACATATTATATGTACACTCGTTTCAGTAAAACTTTGACTGCCCTCAAGACTCTAGTTTCGGCGCTCCCCTAGCGCGTGTAAGAGTAGTTTGTCTTTCAGTCGCCTCAAAACTACCCGCAGTGTAGAAAATATAGCTTTCAAGCTACTCAGTGGATCTTAGAGGAACACCTTTCTTATCTCTTTAAACCCCACATGGAGTCATAGCAAAAGAAGGCTGACCTCATAAAACATTCTGCCTTTATGAGAAGCAAAACAGTGGCTGAAAAGTCCTTCCAGTAGAAAGAGTGTTCTTCCTTTTCACCCCTCGATGGTATCTATGCATCGTAATTGGCACGATAATGGCCATGTTTGGTATCAAGCGAGTTGGTAACTGCCAAATTAGCACCGTACGAAGATTCAAACTGGAATTTGACGTTACCCTCGAATCGTCAGCTTTGTAACCGAGCAATGGtaatttgacccaaaattttcgtgttttatTTCCCTAAGGACGCGCCACAGCAGTTTCTTTAAGACTAAACCCTTCAATCGCTTCATGCCATCTATTACAAAGTGTTCAATGTGATTTTACTACATCCATTCAGGTCAACGCATTTGTGGAGCTGTGAAAGAGCCCATTCCGATACACTGCCACATTATTCAAGAGTTACGAACGCAGAATCAAacctcgaattctcccaacgaGAGGACAATAAGACCCAGTCCTGCCGCAAACCAGCGTGTAAAAAGATGCTCGTCAACTGATCTGTCATCATATCCAGACACCACGAGAAACATGGCTGAAACAATcgaacaaaagcaaaaaaaaagcgAATTATAAAAGTGACTGAGAGCTATCTTCTGATTCAACGTTATATTTGTCTTACCTTGTGAAAATCCAATGACGAATATCATGTAAATGACAAAGAAAATCAGGAAATCTTTCTTCAGCATCTTGTAGATCATCACCACAAACGGACCAACTAAAGCAAAGCCTCTGAAAGATAATCCAGTCTCATACATTACACCATTTGAGAAGAGATTTTATAGCCGGCGAGCTTAAGAATCTACGACGGccgctgcaacgaaaacgtgtCCGCCGCTTGCATGCTTGGCACGAGCCTGAGTGGTTTTCATATGACAGCGAATGAACCATTTAGTGCTGCAGGCTGGCGTTATCTTTAGAACCTCAAATCGTCATTTGACAGtctacgtcaaagaaatgtatcTAAAGGcgtgctgcatgtgcagcacgattatttttcttgattCAGCCACAGCAATCATATctgtttattatttatttcagtaCACCGTTGCCATTGCTTGCGCCGTCGACGTCTCTTAAAATCCCATATTTTGTTCAATACAGCAAATCTGTCGATTTTGTCAAAATGTCAAATACTGACTAGCTGAATGTATGCCAatagaaagaaatgaaatgtacCTGCAAAACATCAGAGAATACGGCCATGCCATGATGAGCGCGGCAACAGCGATATGATCTTCATGGCCAACTTGACACGTGAACCGAGGAATCAAAGCAACTAACAACAACACACAGGAGAGGGTGAACAAAAGCCGAAGAGGATTGTGTACCTGAGTAAAGGAATGAGAAAAGGGCAACAGATTTATAAATGTTTACCGCACAACTTCAAAAAAAGTAATCAATTTTCTGATCATAAGGCACAGTATGATTTGGTTggcgaaatggtgcaaaattcaagaaaattGTATTTATCCACATTCACCGATATATGGATTGACATTTTACTTTCGCGTTCCCGAACATAACAGTTCACGCTCACGATCTATAAATTCGTGCACATTCAGGATCAATCCattcaacaataaattttataAATCGATTCGCAACTTATTTTCATTCTGCGATGTCAAATCTCCActcatgaaaaaaattcatttagaATTTTCTGCGCTACATGTGGTTTCCAGCGTCTCACGAAAATTAAGGTGATctaaaaccatctacaaccaccgcCAGAAATCTAAAACAACAATTCAGAATCCTCAAGCACGTGCCACTGTGATCCATTTCGCCAAACGTAACAGTAAGTCAGAATGTGTGGTAAAACAACGCAGAATTTATTCAGCGGGTTATACCTTGAAGTACGTTGTGCATCTgtaaaccataaacatttaagAAGCTTGTAGAAATGTTAAGACCAAACTTGCCACCAACAATTTTCAGGGCGTCGTTTGCATTTCAagctttattttttctttctccttCCTCACTGTGATCATGTTACTATttcctgcccccccccccccccattttcGGCAATTACTTCCAACAAATCAAGTATTTTGCCGTTACTCCTATTGCTTGAAATTGCTTGGAAAATTCGTGCGAGATATACCGTCTTTCTTGATGGTTTTTTAAACGTCGCTTTCTCAAGATAAGTCATTTCGAATATATGGAATAAAACATGCTTTAGAAGGTAATTTGAAAAGCAATAATTCCAAATATCTATTAGAACGTTAGCGCTAATTTTGGAAGTAGGCATACACAAGGACTGAGTGAATTGAACAAACTACATTCGGATTAGATCAACGTTGCTCTCAAGACTGAGCTACCAGGCCTAACAGAATCAAGCCGTGAGTATTAAAAGGACGTCGAGTCGTGGCAAATAAACATGCGCAATGAACGAAGTACCCTTTCATAGCCTCACCATTCCCCGAAAGACGCTCTTGAATCCCTCTTGAAAGACAATTTCCCGGATCACGATAATAATGTAGAAGAAAGCAAATAGCAATGTAAAGATTTCAAAACCTGCGCGAACCTGAAAttaaagaagaagaggaagaaaaatgtaatttagATTAACTCCAATATGACCTTTTTGGTCGGGTTTCAGTCTAAAATACAACTAAACATGATTTTTATGACTAACATAGCCTCAATACAGGTGTTAATGGTATAATtgggaaaaataagcgtgctgcaggtgcggcacgcactttggaCCAATTCCATGCAGTCCTCTtcaaaataacaacgtgaaaattACCACATCTCCGCTTTCGACGAGAACTTGAGCAAATAGacgtaaatctttaattctctggcAATGCAATCAGGGGACCTGAACCACTGCGCTCCTGCAGTGAGCGTTTGTATGCACATTTTTGTGTAGAGCTCACAAACCTGTTGATTAGTGTGTGTTTTCACAGTAGTTAAAAGAAAGCAAGGGTCACACCCTGGGGAGGCGTGAACACCGTCACTTGTTGGTAAGCCTCCAGCTGAATAAGGTACAGTGCCATTGGCTGTGACAGCGCAGTTCAGATCCTGTGTCAACcaaatgaaaacatttcaaaatagaGGATAAATCACTAATACAGGAACGCGTTGCCATCGGCCCAGGATCGAGGTGATTCTGATTTCTGGGCGGTTAGCATTAgataatatttaacagttattcttcgaggacgcgccggatatgagctgatatatataaccaacgaggccgtaggccgagatggttattatcagctcatatccggcaagtccgagaagaataactgttttagtaaattttcaagcaattctcttgatttcttcgggtgaaacctcctcaaattttctttaccgacgacgccgcgaaacaattttttccgacctccaaaatttcaacacaagaaattcgccatcagtttttccttatttggtcaaacttaacgataatggctcatatgatgggcttagggaaccaatcagaaagctggaaaatcattatcctgagctaagaATTTACTAAAAGATAATATAAGTAGAACGAATGAGAATCGTGTTTCCGAGGTCTGTGATGTCATcgtcgtcctctcgtgacagaaataaatatggcggaatatggAGACGGTCGATCAACTTCTTGAAGGGATGCTCTCTCTGCTTTAAGATGCGATTTATCTTTGTTTGCTGTATGAACCATATTCCGCCGCCATATTTAGTTCTGTCACGAGAGGACcacgatgacgtcagagacctcggaaaacacgattttcgttcggttctacttcaACCTATGTTATCTAGTGCTAACCTTTCTGTGCGTAATTTACCTCCCTGCAACGTATATTTCCTTTGACTTGCCATTTTCAGCAAGATTTTATAATGCAAGGTGAAAAGCTGAACTAGAAAACTAAAAACTTAGCCTCAACAAAACGGGTGTTTTGTCGtttctgctttgattttctcacCGGGACTAACGCCGGCGAACAGATAACGTAGACCCAATTCATTTGAATTTGAACACTTACGTCGAGTGGACGCAGAAACATAGCAACACTCAAGGAGATTAGGAAGACTACGTACAGAACAAGAAGCTGGTAAAATctatcaaagaaaaaattgcagTAGCAAATTGTTAGAAGAGTGGAACAACGTGAAATTGTCAAATTGGACAATAACATACGGCAGTTCGCGTTAATTCCGCGTCGAAAAGCTCGATCGAGAGCAATAACTGACAAACACTCATGTCGGAATAACCTGTATCGGCAAACATGCTTCCATTTTTCATTGAGCAGATTGTGAAGAATACCATCAAAGAGAGCCAAATGTGACAACGATTCCTGCAAAAGAGACGCTTTCATTGAGCGCTGTACTTGTTAACTGAGAAATCAATAAACAAATCAAtaacatgattggttgaataaggaaaaataatcgtgctgcacgtgccgcacgcatTCTAGGACATTCATTGCCGTCTTCTGCAAATGACGTCATACGCGATTTTTAACGACAACGCGAGTAGACAACAACAAATCTCTTTTCCTCCGACACGGCTTCTTCCAGTCCATCTCAATAGCACGCTATGCAAATATTGTGGCATGCGAGCCTTATGGAATAGTCGCAAAATAGTGTTCTGCATATTGCgcaaatgtttgttttccttgGTATATTGTCGAAGTCGTTTCTAAAGCTCCTATGTTTTTTCTCTTACCTCGTGGGTGATGATACTCAATGCACATTTGTCATTAATGTGGCCTTCTTTAGAAACCTGTCAAAGTAAGTTTTACAAGACTTCTATTAAAACAAGGTCGCCAATGTCATTTGTCGAGAATCCAGGAATTTTATCTAATTTAGCGACTTTTGCATAGCAACGGTCACCCACAGAAGCAGGAGCAGTCTCCATTTGTCCAGGTCCGTGCTCCAAGACAAGATGTAGGCCCGTAAAGCGTACAGACAGTTACTGCTACGCATGAAGGTAATAAGTTTGTGAGGAAAGGAGAGAAGCATGGTGTGGACATCAATCGCTCCATATGACAAACTCTGCTTCAATGCAATCCTATCAAACAGTAGCCACATACTTCTTCTATTTATTTTGGCGGGTTTTGTTGCACCGTCACAACATAAAACCACAAGACGCAACATTAGACGATTTGTGAAGTTTAAATGACGGGGTGTCAGTTCTAGCTATGGCTTGGAAGTCTTTTTATGGTTGAGCCTAACTTCAAAAGTAAAGTGACGTAACTCGTTTCTGGTCAATGAAACTGCACTGTGCAACATACTACACGTTATGTAACCTCTCACGAAcccatgagtaggagcatgcaactctcgTACTACGCCTATGTAACGACATTTTAACAGGCTGATCTATTTtaagtataccttttctttcgtgAAAGAAACGCAGTTCCGGTCTAGTGACGCAGTGGCGTCAATTAGTTTTTTGTGATTGTTAATGGCACCCCCACGAGAGTCTCATTCCacggaaattcgatctaaagataaatcggtctatgaaaacgctaTAACAGGAATATAGTGGGGCTGTATGCTACTAATTATAGGCTCCTAACCTCTAAATTATTAGCCAGCACGACAGATATTACAAGGGAAAAGAAACACACCAGgggtaaaaaaggaaaaatgagtGCTTCGCCCGTTGAGCCACAAACTCCAGAGAGCGCCCCCCTGTAAAATTGGAGAGGAAATGATCTACAAAGTTGGCATGATCACCGCtgttatgaaatgaaatgactGATATATTGTACTCACCGTATCAAGATCTTTAAGGGAAAATGCAGCACACGTAACTTCACCGTACTGCCAAAACACCTCCCTTTCACGAGTAAGAATGTGCTGAAACATCTGCAAGGCAACCAATTAAATTCCCATGTCACGCTTAGCATGACCGAGAACGACAAAGCAGCATAATCCCTGCTTCCACCTCATTCCCAGGGGCGAGTAAGAGGTGGAAGCAGCTTGCTACTGGGTCGATTACTAGGACAGCAAGGTGTTTATGCAGGAAATAGCAAGGTTGCTGTGAGGTATTAGAGATAAATGagttatatttcaaaattcatcGAAATActtggggagttttgaaatatcacgag
Protein-coding sequences here:
- the LOC136913417 gene encoding transient receptor potential cation channel subfamily V member 5-like isoform X1 — encoded protein: MGNRVSAEEAKGAGKDVIQQAQKGSNELYEYVDVKGGGRLVEAFRRARARKNVAEVEELIDAFGSKFLYNNGAGKEVDVAELVQWRHQSREVQLPSKKRKNALLSLFAKWTDRVQDTLDVVGSDYRTLAEGASTRVVGWDIKQRAAVGENIVHLCFLNATGVHYDLAKMMINKYPCLVNDIYIGDEYYGESALHMAIVNENQEMVHFLCKKGADIHERAYGAFFCPEDQKLSRKDVSTQEGIVLDDNTNYESHTYWGEYPLSFAACLGFEDMVRYLLARGACPNKMDSNGNTVLHMMVIQDKMDMYDLLLEIGCYCTCQCKKPNANIVNNQGLTPLTLAAKMARKEMFQHILTREREVFWQYGEVTCAAFSLKDLDTVSKEGHINDKCALSIITHEESLSHLALFDGILHNLLNEKWKHVCRYRLFRHECLSVIALDRAFRRGINANCRMLLSNLTISRCSTLLTICYCNFFFDRFYQLLVLYVVFLISLSVAMFLRPLDDLNCAVTANGTVPYSAGGLPTSDGVHASPGCDPCFLLTTVKTHTNQQVRAGFEIFTLLFAFFYIIIVIREIVFQEGFKSVFRGMVHNPLRLLFTLSCVLLLVALIPRFTCQVGHEDHIAVAALIMAWPYSLMFCRGFALVGPFVVMIYKMLKKDFLIFFVIYMIFVIGFSQAMFLVVSGYDDRSVDEHLFTRWFAAGLGLIVLSLGEFEELYDQVVNSNSPFKVLGLIMFFLFIILGALLIVNMLIAMMGNTYLKVAETEKEWTRQWARIVLATERMLTPKKRLAVQELYSKSLDSSGDRALIMRLRHDKDREQSHVSHDP
- the LOC136913417 gene encoding transient receptor potential cation channel subfamily V member 5-like isoform X2, encoding MGNRVSAEEAKGAGKDVIQQAQKGSNELYEYVDVKGGGRLVEAFRRARARKNVAEVEELIDAFGSKFLYNNGAGKEVDVAELVQWRHQSREVQLPSKKRKNALLSLFAKWTDRVQDTLDVVGSDYRTLAEGASTRVVGWDIKQRAAVGENIVHLCFLNATGVHYDLAKMMINKYPCLVNDIYIGDEYYGESALHMAIVNENQEMVHFLCKKGADIHERAYGAFFCPEDQKLSRKDVSTQEGIVLDDNTNYESHTYWGEYPLSFAACLGFEDMVRYLLARGACPNKMDSNGNTVLHMMVIQDKMDMYDLLLEIGCYCTCQCKKPNANIVNNQGLTPLTLAAKMARKEMFQHILTREREVFWQYGEVTCAAFSLKDLDTVSKEGHINDKCALSIITHEESLSHLALFDGILHNLLNEKWKHVCRYRFYQLLVLYVVFLISLSVAMFLRPLDDLNCAVTANGTVPYSAGGLPTSDGVHASPGCDPCFLLTTVKTHTNQQVRAGFEIFTLLFAFFYIIIVIREIVFQEGFKSVFRGMVHNPLRLLFTLSCVLLLVALIPRFTCQVGHEDHIAVAALIMAWPYSLMFCRGFALVGPFVVMIYKMLKKDFLIFFVIYMIFVIGFSQAMFLVVSGYDDRSVDEHLFTRWFAAGLGLIVLSLGEFEELYDQVVNSNSPFKVLGLIMFFLFIILGALLIVNMLIAMMGNTYLKVAETEKEWTRQWARIVLATERMLTPKKRLAVQELYSKSLDSSGDRALIMRLRHDKDREQSHVSHDP